In Reichenbachiella agarivorans, one genomic interval encodes:
- the rplW gene encoding 50S ribosomal protein L23, whose protein sequence is MSILKKPIVTEKVSALNESGRYGFVVDKDANKVEIKKEVEKVYGVTVESVNTMVYPGKAKTKYTKSKVVSGRTNSYKKAIVQVAEGDIIDFYGGV, encoded by the coding sequence ATGAGTATATTAAAAAAACCGATAGTTACAGAGAAAGTTTCTGCTTTGAACGAGAGTGGGAGATATGGTTTCGTGGTAGATAAAGATGCCAACAAAGTCGAAATCAAGAAGGAAGTAGAGAAAGTTTACGGTGTGACTGTAGAGAGTGTAAACACAATGGTTTACCCTGGCAAAGCGAAAACAAAGTATACCAAGTCAAAAGTTGTTTCTGGAAGAACTAATTCTTACAAGAAGGCGATTGTACAGGTAGCTGAAGGAGATATAATTGATTTTTACGGAGGAGTATAA
- the rpsJ gene encoding 30S ribosomal protein S10 — protein MNQKIRIKLKSYDHNLVDKSSEKIVRAVKTTGAIVSGPIPLPTVKEKFTVLKSPHVNKKAREQFQLCTYKRLVDIYSNSAKTVDALMKLELPSGVDVEIKV, from the coding sequence ATGAATCAGAAAATTAGAATAAAGCTAAAGTCTTACGATCATAACTTGGTTGACAAGTCGTCTGAGAAAATCGTAAGAGCGGTGAAAACTACTGGCGCAATAGTAAGCGGACCAATTCCACTTCCTACTGTAAAAGAGAAATTCACAGTTTTGAAGTCACCACACGTTAACAAAAAAGCAAGAGAGCAATTCCAGCTTTGTACTTACAAGAGATTGGTAGATATCTACTCTAATAGTGCAAAAACTGTTGATGCTTTGATGAAGCTTGAATTGCCAAGTGGTGTTGATGTAGAAATCAAGGTCTAA
- the rplD gene encoding 50S ribosomal protein L4: MKVSVLTKTGENTGREVDLSKDVFGIEPNDHAIYLDVKQYLANQRQGTHKSKERAEIAGSTRKIKKQKGTGTARAGSIKSPVFRGGGRVFGPKPRNYSIDLNKKLKVLARKSALSYKATEKCISVLEDFTFETARTKDYVALLDGLAVSNKKTLLVLSEDDKNVLLSSRNLRKAQVTTAAQINTYDLLNADNLILLEGSIEKIQNLLTK; the protein is encoded by the coding sequence ATGAAAGTATCCGTATTAACTAAAACTGGTGAAAATACCGGGAGAGAGGTAGATTTGTCTAAGGATGTTTTTGGTATCGAACCAAATGATCATGCTATATATCTAGATGTAAAGCAGTATTTGGCTAACCAAAGACAAGGAACGCATAAATCTAAAGAAAGAGCGGAAATCGCTGGTTCTACAAGAAAAATCAAAAAACAAAAGGGAACTGGTACAGCAAGAGCTGGTAGCATCAAGTCTCCTGTGTTTAGAGGTGGAGGTAGAGTTTTTGGTCCTAAGCCAAGAAACTACAGCATCGATTTGAATAAGAAATTGAAAGTTTTGGCTAGAAAGTCTGCTTTGTCTTACAAGGCGACTGAGAAGTGTATTTCAGTTTTAGAAGATTTCACATTTGAAACTGCTAGAACAAAGGATTACGTCGCTCTATTGGATGGCCTTGCTGTATCTAACAAGAAGACCTTGTTGGTATTATCAGAAGATGACAAGAACGTCTTGTTGTCATCAAGAAACTTGAGAAAAGCACAAGTTACAACCGCTGCGCAAATCAATACTTATGATTTGTTGAATGCTGATAACTTGATCCTTTTGGAAGGTTCAATTGAGAAGATTCAGAACTTATTAACGAAATAA
- the fusA gene encoding elongation factor G, translating to MARDLSLTRNIGIAAHIDAGKTTTTERILYYTGVSHKIGEVHDGAATMDWMAQEQERGITITSAATTVFWNYKEKQYHINIIDTPGHVDFTVEVNRSLRVLDGLVFLFSAVDGVEPQSETNWRLADNYKVARLGFVNKMDRPGSDFLKVCAQVNERLGTKAVPFQLPIGNEDTFKGVVDLVERKAMIWNEEDMGMTFQEIEIPADMVEEVDEYREKLLEAVAEYDEGLMEKYFEDPNSITRDEIIAASRKATIDLAFVPMFCGSAFKNKGVQTMLDYVMELLPSPMDREGIEGIDPDTDEPILRKPSAEEPFTALAFKIATDPFVGRLCFARAYAGTLGSGSYVFNTRTGKKERISRIFQMHANKQNQIDLFHAGDIAAVVGFKDIKTGDTLCDEKHKIVLESMVFPEPVIGYAIEPKTQADVDKLGMAIAKLVEEDPTLQVETDHDTGQTILRGMGELHLDIIIDRMKREFKVEINQGAPQVAYKEAIQTLVDHKEVYKKQSGGKGKFADIVFELSPVDEDFNKVGLQFVNAIVGGVIPKEFIPAIEKGFASAMVNGPLAGFPLDSMKVKLYHGSFHDVDSDALSFELAARMGFKAAAKKASPVLLEPVMGVEILTPDEYTGSVTGDLNRRRGIMKGMDVRGNSQVVKADVPLSELFGYVTDLRTMTSGRATASLTFSHYDPVPRNIAETVIKKEKGE from the coding sequence ATGGCAAGAGATCTTAGCTTGACACGTAATATTGGTATTGCTGCCCACATTGATGCAGGTAAAACTACAACAACTGAGCGTATACTATATTATACTGGTGTCAGCCATAAAATTGGTGAAGTGCATGATGGTGCTGCTACCATGGACTGGATGGCTCAGGAGCAGGAAAGAGGTATTACAATTACTTCTGCTGCAACTACCGTTTTTTGGAATTACAAAGAGAAACAATACCACATTAATATAATTGATACTCCTGGTCACGTAGACTTCACAGTTGAAGTAAACAGATCTTTGAGAGTATTGGACGGTTTGGTTTTCTTGTTTAGTGCTGTGGATGGTGTTGAACCACAATCAGAGACTAACTGGAGACTAGCTGACAACTACAAAGTAGCTCGTTTAGGATTTGTCAACAAAATGGACAGACCTGGATCGGACTTCTTGAAAGTTTGCGCTCAGGTGAATGAGAGATTGGGAACAAAGGCAGTTCCGTTCCAATTACCAATAGGTAATGAGGATACTTTCAAAGGAGTGGTTGACTTGGTAGAAAGAAAAGCAATGATCTGGAATGAAGAGGATATGGGAATGACTTTCCAAGAAATCGAAATTCCAGCGGATATGGTAGAAGAAGTCGACGAATACAGAGAAAAGCTTCTAGAAGCTGTCGCTGAATACGACGAGGGGTTGATGGAGAAATACTTCGAAGATCCAAATTCTATCACAAGAGATGAGATCATAGCAGCTTCTAGAAAAGCTACTATTGATTTGGCTTTCGTACCTATGTTCTGTGGATCTGCATTCAAGAACAAGGGAGTTCAGACGATGTTGGATTACGTGATGGAATTGCTTCCATCTCCAATGGATAGAGAAGGTATCGAAGGTATCGATCCAGATACGGATGAGCCTATCTTGAGAAAACCTTCTGCTGAAGAGCCATTTACAGCCTTAGCATTTAAGATCGCCACTGACCCATTTGTTGGACGTCTTTGTTTTGCAAGAGCTTACGCAGGTACTTTAGGCTCTGGATCTTATGTGTTCAACACAAGAACAGGCAAGAAAGAAAGAATATCTAGAATATTCCAAATGCATGCCAACAAGCAAAATCAAATTGATTTGTTCCATGCTGGAGATATTGCTGCGGTAGTAGGATTTAAGGATATCAAAACTGGAGATACACTTTGTGATGAAAAACACAAAATTGTACTTGAGTCTATGGTATTCCCAGAGCCAGTTATCGGTTATGCTATTGAGCCTAAAACTCAAGCTGACGTTGATAAACTTGGTATGGCTATCGCTAAGTTGGTAGAGGAAGATCCAACTTTGCAAGTAGAAACTGATCATGACACTGGACAGACTATCTTGAGAGGTATGGGTGAGCTTCACCTAGATATCATCATCGATAGGATGAAGAGAGAGTTCAAGGTGGAAATCAACCAAGGCGCTCCTCAAGTAGCTTACAAAGAAGCTATCCAAACTTTAGTTGATCACAAAGAGGTTTACAAAAAGCAATCAGGGGGTAAAGGTAAATTTGCCGATATCGTGTTTGAGTTGTCTCCAGTGGATGAAGACTTCAACAAAGTAGGACTACAGTTTGTAAATGCAATCGTGGGTGGTGTGATTCCTAAGGAATTTATTCCAGCCATCGAAAAAGGCTTTGCATCTGCCATGGTGAATGGACCACTAGCTGGATTCCCATTGGATAGCATGAAAGTCAAATTGTATCACGGTTCGTTCCATGATGTCGATTCAGATGCACTATCATTTGAGCTTGCAGCTAGAATGGGCTTTAAAGCAGCTGCTAAGAAGGCTAGTCCAGTATTGCTTGAGCCTGTGATGGGCGTGGAAATCTTGACTCCAGACGAGTACACAGGATCTGTGACTGGTGACTTGAACAGAAGAAGAGGTATCATGAAAGGAATGGACGTAAGAGGAAATTCTCAAGTAGTGAAAGCTGATGTTCCTTTGTCTGAGTTGTTTGGTTATGTAACTGATTTGAGAACGATGACTTCAGGTAGAGCAACTGCTTCCTTGACATTCTCTCACTATGATCCAGTTCCGCGTAACATTGCTGAGACTGTTATAAAGAAAGAAAAAGGCGAATAG
- the rplC gene encoding 50S ribosomal protein L3, which produces MSGIIGKKIGMTSIFSADGRNVACTLIEAGPCVVTQVKNEETDGYTAVQLGYGERKEKRTTKALKGHFAKAKTTPKQHLIEFRDFRVEFEGGVELGQAINVADVFQVEDFVDVIANSKGKGFQGVVKRHSFGGVGQATHGQHNRLRAPGSVGGASYPARVFKGMRMAGRTGNDRVKVTNLQVMKIIPEKNLILVSGSIPGPKNGTVILEK; this is translated from the coding sequence ATGTCAGGTATAATAGGAAAAAAAATTGGGATGACTAGCATCTTTAGTGCCGATGGACGTAATGTCGCATGCACGTTGATAGAAGCTGGTCCTTGCGTGGTAACGCAAGTAAAGAATGAAGAGACTGACGGGTATACAGCTGTGCAATTGGGTTACGGAGAACGTAAAGAAAAGCGCACAACGAAAGCCTTGAAAGGTCACTTCGCAAAAGCGAAGACTACTCCTAAGCAACATTTGATTGAGTTCAGAGACTTCAGAGTAGAATTTGAAGGAGGAGTGGAATTGGGTCAAGCAATCAATGTTGCAGATGTTTTCCAAGTGGAGGATTTTGTCGATGTAATCGCAAACTCTAAAGGTAAAGGTTTCCAAGGGGTTGTGAAAAGACATAGCTTCGGTGGTGTAGGTCAAGCAACTCACGGTCAGCACAACAGACTAAGAGCACCAGGATCAGTTGGTGGAGCATCTTACCCAGCGAGAGTATTCAAGGGCATGAGAATGGCCGGACGTACAGGTAACGATAGAGTAAAGGTGACAAACTTGCAGGTGATGAAAATCATCCCAGAGAAGAACCTTATTTTGGTAAGTGGATCTATTCCAGGTCCTAAGAATGGTACAGTAATTCTAGAGAAATAG